The Sebastes fasciatus isolate fSebFas1 chromosome 4, fSebFas1.pri, whole genome shotgun sequence genome window below encodes:
- the sema3d gene encoding semaphorin-3D has translation MKRGDSSNQSLDEVGALRCMSGSNYGSKGKRIKLLSHPGVPLVGLMLLAILPFGASIKQTVPRVKLSHRELLQAGSVSVFMGPSDGLHSHSLLLDEERGRLLLGARDHIYLFDPDNLARTPRKIHWPAPRDRVDMCKLAGKNANLECANFVRVLHNFNRTHVYACGTGSFQPSCAFIEATGHREDGVFHLLSSTVESGRLKCPFDPLQPFTSVLTDQYLYAGTSSDFLGKDTTFTRSLGPPPDQHYIRTDMSEEYWINEARFISAHPIADTYNPDDDKIYFFFREVSWDGNDKSILSRVARVCKNDVGGLRSLTNKWTTFLKTRLVCSIPGPDGVDTHFNELQDIFLLPTRDDKNPKVYAVFTTSSSIFRGSAVCVYSMTDIRAAFNGPYAHKEGPDHRWVEYEGRIPYPRPGTCPSKTYDPRIKTTKDFPDEVVSFIRFHPLMYRSVYPLTGRPVFTRVRVDYTLTKVVVDRVLAEDGQYEVMFLGTDVGSILKVVSITQENWSTEEVVLEELQVFQVPTPILSMEMSSKQQQLFVGSSEGLAQVSLSRCHLYGQACAECCLARDPYCAWDGHTCSRYIPASKRRARRQDIKHGDPASQCWDTEDSLVGGRVEERILYGVQSNSTFLECIPKSQQAQIRWYIQRPGSERREEVRLDDRVVHTDRGLLIRSLQTSDAGVYICVAQEHTHFTHTLLHLTLQLVTHGQLDGKPKPGEDPAVELRNGVESRQRYKDYLRVMSSPFGSLEEYCDSLWQEKRPSRVRGRGLGAGKWKHMQEMKKSRNRRQHREREEEGDKQERGRVVRTAEQ, from the exons ATGAAGAGAGGGGACTCTAGTAATCAGAGTCTGGATGAGGTCGGGGCTCTGCGCTGCATGTCTGGCAGTAATTATGGCAGCAAAGGGAAGAGGATTAAGCTACTATCCCATCCAGGGGTCCCATTAGTGGGATTGATGTTGTTGGCCATCCTCCCTTTTGGAGCAAGCATCAAACAAACTGTCCCCAGGGTCAAACTCAGCCACAGAG AACTGCTGCAAGCCGGCAGCGTGTCTGTGTTTATGGGCCCCTCCGATGGCCTCCACTCCCACTCGCTGCTGCTGGATGAGGAGAGAGGGCGTCTTCTGTTGGGAGCCAGGGATCACATCTACCTGTTTGACCCTGACAATCTGGCCAGAACCCCCAGAAAG ATTCACTGGCCTGCTCCCCGGGACCGAGTCGATATGTGCAAACTGGCAggcaaaaatgcaaat TTGGAGTGCGCTAACTTTGTCAGGGTCCTCCACAACTTCAATCGAACCCACGTCTACGCCTGTGGGACGGGATCTTTCCAACCCAGCTGTGCTTTCATTGAAGCCACTGGCCACAGAGAG GATGGTGTGTTTCACCTGCTGTCTAGCACGGTGGAGTCTGGCAGGTTGAAATGTCCTTTTGATCCATTGCAGCCGTTCACCTCAGTCCTCACAG ATCAGTATCTTTATGCGGGCACATCGTCAGACTTCCTGGGCAAAGACACGACGTTCACACGCTCCCTCGGCCCTCCGCCTGACCAGCACTACATACGCACGGACATGTCTGAAGAGTACTGGATCAACG AGGCCAGGTTTATATCTGCTCATCCCATTGCAGACACCTACAATCCAGATGatgataagatatactttttcTTCCGCGAGGTGTCTTGGGACGGAAACGACAAGAGCATCCTGTCTCGAGTGGCTCGTGTGTGCAAG AATGATGTGGGTGGGCTGAGGAGTCTGACCAATAAATGGACCACCTTCCTCAAAACCAGACTGGTGTGTTCGATCCCCGGACCGGACGGAGTGGACACACACTTCAATGAGCTCC AGGACATCTTTCTGCTCCCTACCAGAGATGACAAAAACCCCAAAGTGTATGCAGTCTTCACCACCTCCAG CTCCATTTTCCGTGgctcagcagtgtgtgtgtacagcatgACGGACATAAGGGCCGCGTTTAACGGACCGTACGCCCACAAGGAGGGGCCCGACCATCGATGGGTAGAATACGAGGGGAGGATACCGTATCCCCGTCCTGGAACG TGTCCCAGCAAGACATATGATCCAAGGATCAAGACCACCAAAGACTTCCCAGATGAGGTGGTCAGTTTCATTCGGTTCCACCCTCTCATGTATCGCTCGGTCTACCCTCTGACTGGCCGACCCGTGTTCACACGCGTCCGAGTGGACTACACCCTGACTAAGGTTGTGGTGGACAGAGTTTTGGCGGAAGACGGACAATATGAGGTCATGTTTCTGGGAACAG ACGTCGGCTCGATCCTGAAGGTGGTGAGCATCACTCAGGAGAATTGGTCAACAGAGGAAGTGGTGCTTGAAGAACTTCAAGTTTTCCAG GTTCCCACTCCCATCCTAAGTATGGAGATGTCTTCTAAACAG CAACAGCTCTTCGTGGGTTCAAGTGAAGGGCTGGCCCAGGTTTCCCTCAGTAGATGTCACCTGTATGGCCAAGCCTGTGCTGAATGCTGCCTGGCACGAGACCCCTACTGCGCCTGGGACGGACACACATGCTCACGATACATCCCTGCATCCAAGAG GCGAGCCAGAAGACAAGACATCAAGCATGGAGACCCAGCAAGTCAGTGCTGGGACACAGAAGACA gtCTTGTTGGGGGACGGGTAGAGGAGAGGATCCTCTATGGGGTGCAGAGCAACTCCACCTTCCTTGAGTGTATTCCCAAATCTCAACAGGCCCAAATCCGGTGGTACATACAGAGACCTGGATCCGAACgcagggaggag GTCAGGCTGGACGATCGTGTCGTACACACAGATCGAGGTCTCCTTATTCGCTCCCTCCAAACCTCCGACGCCGGCGTGTACATCTGCGTAGCTCAAGAGCACACACACTTCACCCAcactctcctccatctcacGCTACAACTCGTCACACACGGACAACTGGATGGGAAGCCCAAGCCCGGCGAAGACCCCGCGGTGGAGCTACGCAACGGCGTGGAGTCCCGCCAGCGCTACAAAGACTACCTGAGAGTGATGAGCTCTCCCTTTGGCTCTCTGGAGGAGTACTGCGATTCACTGTGGCAGGAGAAGAGGCCGTCGAGGGTCCGAGGACGAGGGTTAGGAGCTGGCAAATGGAAACATATGCAGGAAATGAAGAAGAGCAGGAACAGGAGACAACacagggagagggaggaagagggggacaAACAGGAGCGAGGGAGGGTGGTGAGGACAGCAGAGCAGTGA